A window of the Rhodoferax sp. GW822-FHT02A01 genome harbors these coding sequences:
- a CDS encoding cache domain-containing protein has product MSNSPIATKRTAQLRLRLVVILLASLPLLLAVVWVVWMVRDLITEMQRNQVVAVQAIVLQARKDELKHFVQAGGKVMAHYCAPTNTPYKLSREGKELLRHMDFGDSADDNYFFVYAMDGTNVMHPRLPDIEGKSLWEFKDAAGNYIIQQLLKASRSDDRFVDYVWHRPSTGQIEAKLGYVEYVPECDLMIGTGLYLDYMREVRSFIEKQTDQTIQRTSDRIVLIALASLFVVAAGGLTFNIHEQRQANQKLRRMAQQVVESQEAERTRVARDLHDGVSQWLVATKFTFETARLQLQRGDVQKADETLGGGVTRLQEVMRYVREMAHKLRSAMLDDAGLGVTVVQESREFGDRTGIRVDVYVGDIPKLPKDVESDLYRSFQEATRNIEKHAQARQVNISIEVDNAGLWMRIQDDGVGAPVSATKGKSGIGLLNMRERIERHGGEFEFHSTSGMTRVTAFIPHTHL; this is encoded by the coding sequence ATGTCCAATAGCCCGATTGCCACCAAGAGAACGGCCCAGCTGCGCCTGCGCCTGGTGGTGATCCTGCTGGCCAGTCTGCCGCTGCTGCTGGCGGTGGTGTGGGTGGTGTGGATGGTGCGTGACCTGATCACCGAGATGCAGAGGAACCAGGTGGTGGCCGTGCAAGCCATCGTGCTGCAGGCACGCAAGGACGAGCTCAAGCACTTCGTGCAGGCCGGCGGCAAAGTCATGGCGCACTATTGCGCGCCCACCAACACCCCCTACAAGCTCAGTCGTGAAGGCAAGGAACTGCTGCGGCACATGGACTTTGGCGATTCGGCCGACGACAACTACTTCTTCGTCTATGCCATGGATGGCACCAACGTCATGCATCCACGCTTGCCCGACATCGAGGGCAAGAGCCTGTGGGAATTCAAGGACGCGGCAGGCAACTACATCATCCAGCAGTTGCTAAAGGCCTCGCGCTCGGACGATCGCTTTGTGGACTACGTCTGGCACCGGCCTTCCACCGGGCAGATCGAGGCCAAGCTCGGCTATGTGGAATATGTGCCCGAGTGCGACCTGATGATAGGCACCGGCCTGTACCTGGACTACATGCGCGAAGTGCGCTCCTTCATCGAAAAACAGACTGACCAGACCATCCAGCGCACCAGCGACCGCATCGTGCTGATTGCGCTGGCGTCGCTGTTCGTGGTGGCGGCTGGTGGTCTCACCTTCAATATCCACGAGCAACGCCAGGCCAACCAGAAGCTCAGGCGCATGGCACAGCAGGTGGTGGAGTCGCAGGAGGCCGAACGCACCCGGGTGGCGCGCGATCTGCATGACGGCGTGAGCCAGTGGCTGGTGGCTACCAAGTTCACTTTCGAAACGGCGCGCCTGCAGTTGCAGCGGGGAGACGTCCAGAAGGCCGACGAGACGCTGGGCGGCGGCGTGACTCGGCTGCAGGAGGTCATGCGTTATGTGCGCGAGATGGCGCACAAGCTGCGCTCGGCCATGCTCGACGATGCCGGCCTGGGGGTGACCGTGGTCCAGGAGAGCCGGGAATTTGGTGACCGCACCGGCATCCGTGTGGATGTGTACGTGGGCGACATCCCGAAGCTGCCGAAGGATGTGGAGAGCGATCTGTACCGCTCCTTCCAGGAAGCCACGCGCAACATCGAAAAGCATGCGCAGGCCCGGCAGGTGAATATTTCCATCGAAGTCGACAACGCAGGCCTGTGGATGCGCATCCAGGATGACGGTGTGGGCGCTCCGGTTTCAGCTACCAAGGGCAAGAGCGGCATTGGTCTACTCAACATGCGCGAACGCATCGAGCGTCATGGTGGGGAGTTCGAATTCCACAGCACATCGGGCATGACCCGCGTCACCGCTTTCATCCCGCATACCCATTTGTAA
- the cfa gene encoding cyclopropane fatty acyl phospholipid synthase — MPDSREHRFLADLLNQADIRLEGQRPWDVCRIKPGLAERVLAQGSLGLGEAYMDGLWDCEQLDALFDRLLRANLSAKVHPSTMLLHHLRARWFNLQSEARAWQVGRAHYDLGNDFYAAMLDRRMTYTCAYWQSGAQDLQTAQEHKLEMVCRKLGLQRGMRVLDIGCGWGSFMRYAAERHGVRCVGVTVSAEQVELGRRLCEGLPVEFRLQDYRALNEKFDCIVSLGMFEHVGQKNYATYMDMVKCCLAPDGLFLLHTIGRNEHGHGTDPWIHKYIFPNGELPTIAQIGKACELRFVVEDLHNFGADYDRTLMAWHANFEASWPRFADRLGERFRRMWRYYLLSCAGAFRARDIQLWQWVLSHPGRSGVYPRVSGV; from the coding sequence ATGCCCGATTCCCGCGAGCATCGCTTTCTCGCGGACTTGTTGAATCAGGCAGACATCCGCCTGGAAGGCCAAAGGCCCTGGGACGTGTGCAGGATCAAGCCCGGTCTGGCCGAGCGGGTGCTGGCACAAGGCAGCCTGGGTCTGGGTGAGGCCTACATGGACGGTTTGTGGGATTGCGAGCAGCTGGATGCGCTCTTTGACCGGTTGTTGCGCGCCAATCTGTCTGCCAAGGTACACCCCAGCACCATGCTGTTGCACCATCTGCGGGCGCGCTGGTTCAATTTGCAGAGCGAGGCGCGGGCGTGGCAGGTGGGACGCGCGCACTACGACCTGGGCAACGACTTCTATGCGGCCATGCTGGACCGTCGCATGACCTATACCTGCGCCTATTGGCAAAGCGGCGCCCAGGATCTGCAGACAGCGCAGGAGCACAAGCTCGAGATGGTGTGTCGCAAGCTGGGCTTGCAGCGTGGCATGCGGGTGCTGGACATCGGCTGTGGCTGGGGCAGCTTCATGCGCTATGCGGCCGAGCGCCATGGTGTGCGGTGTGTGGGCGTTACGGTATCCGCCGAACAGGTGGAACTGGGGCGGCGCCTGTGTGAGGGCCTGCCGGTGGAGTTCCGGCTGCAGGACTATCGCGCCTTGAATGAAAAATTCGACTGCATTGTCAGCCTGGGCATGTTCGAGCACGTGGGCCAGAAAAACTACGCCACGTACATGGACATGGTCAAGTGTTGCCTGGCGCCCGACGGACTCTTTCTGTTGCACACCATAGGCCGCAATGAACATGGGCATGGCACCGATCCCTGGATCCACAAATACATCTTTCCCAATGGCGAGCTGCCCACCATCGCCCAGATCGGCAAGGCCTGCGAACTGCGCTTTGTGGTGGAAGACCTGCACAACTTCGGCGCGGACTACGACCGCACCTTGATGGCCTGGCATGCGAATTTCGAAGCGTCCTGGCCCCGTTTTGCTGACCGGTTGGGCGAGCGTTTTCGCCGCATGTGGCGCTACTACCTGCTGTCCTGCGCCGGAGCGTTCAGGGCGCGCGATATCCAGCTCTGGCAATGGGTGCTCTCGCATCCGGGGCGCTCTGGCGTCTATCCCCGCGTGAGCGGGGTGTGA
- a CDS encoding formate dehydrogenase accessory sulfurtransferase FdhD, translated as MQHAKPTLTQVSAALTHEVEVVNELGERYLLSIPSERALTVYVDKRELITLMTLGARPEWLVTGYLLNQRLVAGVEDIASVTVDWEVGAAAVKTRGGIVDLAQKTARRVVTTGCGQGSVFGDMMDGVDQLALPDTRITQSELYSIVNAIRLQQSVYKSAGSVHGCALFRGEEMLLFVEDVGRHNAIDTIAGWMALNDQHSAGKVLYTTGRLTSEMVIKAAQMGIAIVVSRSGMTQMGHAVAQKLGLCAIGRATNRRFLCFSGAEHLLLQPELAASPVRVAA; from the coding sequence ATGCAGCACGCCAAGCCCACACTCACGCAGGTAAGCGCAGCCCTGACCCACGAAGTGGAAGTGGTCAATGAGCTGGGCGAGCGCTACCTGCTCTCCATACCCAGTGAGCGCGCGCTCACGGTGTATGTGGACAAGCGCGAGCTCATCACCCTCATGACCCTGGGTGCGCGGCCCGAGTGGCTGGTGACCGGCTATCTGCTCAACCAGCGTCTGGTGGCCGGCGTTGAAGACATCGCCTCGGTGACCGTCGATTGGGAAGTGGGTGCTGCAGCCGTCAAAACGCGCGGCGGCATCGTGGACCTGGCGCAAAAGACCGCACGCCGCGTGGTCACCACGGGTTGCGGCCAAGGTAGTGTGTTCGGAGACATGATGGACGGCGTAGACCAGCTGGCGCTGCCCGACACCCGCATCACCCAGAGCGAGCTGTATTCCATCGTCAATGCGATTCGCCTGCAGCAAAGCGTGTACAAGAGCGCGGGTTCGGTGCATGGCTGTGCGCTGTTCCGTGGTGAAGAGATGCTGCTGTTTGTGGAAGACGTGGGGCGCCACAACGCCATCGACACCATTGCCGGCTGGATGGCACTCAACGACCAGCACAGCGCGGGCAAGGTGCTGTACACCACGGGGCGGCTGACCAGCGAGATGGTCATCAAGGCGGCGCAGATGGGCATTGCCATCGTGGTGTCGCGCAGCGGCATGACGCAAATGGGGCATGCCGTGGCGCAGAAGCTGGGCCTGTGCGCCATTGGTCGGGCCACCAACCGGCGCTTCCTGTGCTTTAGTGGCGCCGAGCATTTGCTGTTGCAACCCGAACTGGCTGCCTCACCCGTACGCGTTGCGGCTTGA
- the fdhF gene encoding formate dehydrogenase subunit alpha, with amino-acid sequence MNAPTKMNEVLPATVEFKLDQQTIHAFEGESILKAAKRHGVDIPHLCYKDGLRADGNCRACVVEIKGERTLAPSCCRNATAGMEVLLKTPRVEKSQKMVLEMLLSDMPDTGYKWNDAGATSASSGTAVAAGKSGADFALAHEAPGLPADAAVPEASANHPGQHGELSYWADRLDVTVRPALKSLRREQPKADVSHPAMAVNLDACIQCNRCVRACREEQVNDVIGYALRGSHSEIVFDLNDPMGDSTCVACGECVQACPTGALMPKTHIGSQVVDKKVDSVCPFCGVGCLLTYNVKDNVIVSVDGRDGPANHNRLCVKGRFGFDYAANPQRLTVPLIRKEGVPKDPALLDNLNRNTADWSDVFREATWEEALAYSAGTLKRLRDTHGKKALAGFGSAKGSNEEAYLFQKLVRTGFGSNNVDHCTRLCHASSVAALLEGVGSGAVSNQVNDVQHSELIFVIGSNPTANHPVAATWMKNASKQGAKIVLADPRITDIGKHAWRTLQFKPDTDVAMLNALIHVVIEEGLADQDFIAKRANNFEALRENVKGYSPEAMEPICGIPAQTLREVARAFAKAKSAMILWGMGVSQHVHGTDNARCLIALVTVTGQIGKPGSGLHPLRGQNNVQGASDAGLIPMMFPNYQRVDNKAVHSWFEKFWDTKLDDRPGYTVVEIMHKALADDSDPHKVRGMYIMGENPAMSDPDLNHARHALASLEHMVVQDIFMTETAWLADVVLPATAWPEKNGTVSNTDRMVQLGKKAIDPPGQAMPDLWIIQQIAKRMGLNWNYQGDMDGVAAVYEEMRQAMSTAISGITWERLQRESSVTYPCLSAEDPGAPTVFIDRFATTDGRVNLVPADIIPANERPDAEFPFVLITGRQLEHWHTGSMTRRAVVLDAIEPMATASMCGEDLSLLGLEAGDVVTVQSRRGEVAIHVRRDDGTPRGAVFIPFAYYEAAANLMTNAALDPFGKIPEFKYCAVAIRRGGKPQAVPGYGTAKLAA; translated from the coding sequence ATGAACGCGCCCACCAAAATGAACGAAGTGCTTCCCGCCACCGTGGAGTTCAAGCTCGACCAGCAGACCATCCACGCGTTTGAGGGCGAAAGCATCCTCAAGGCTGCCAAGCGCCACGGTGTGGACATTCCGCATCTTTGCTACAAGGACGGCCTGCGCGCAGACGGCAATTGCCGTGCCTGCGTGGTGGAGATCAAAGGCGAGCGCACCCTGGCGCCCAGTTGCTGCCGCAATGCCACAGCGGGCATGGAGGTGCTACTGAAGACGCCGCGGGTCGAGAAGAGCCAGAAGATGGTTCTGGAGATGCTGCTCTCCGATATGCCCGATACCGGGTACAAGTGGAATGACGCAGGTGCTACTTCTGCCTCTTCTGGCACGGCGGTGGCGGCCGGTAAGTCGGGAGCCGATTTTGCGCTCGCGCATGAGGCACCCGGCTTACCGGCCGACGCCGCTGTGCCAGAAGCGAGCGCCAATCACCCCGGCCAACACGGTGAGCTGAGCTACTGGGCCGACCGGCTGGATGTGACCGTGCGCCCGGCCTTGAAGTCTCTCCGAAGAGAACAACCCAAGGCCGACGTATCCCACCCCGCCATGGCGGTGAACCTGGACGCCTGTATCCAGTGCAACCGCTGCGTGCGCGCCTGCCGCGAAGAACAGGTCAACGACGTCATCGGCTACGCGCTGCGCGGCTCGCACAGCGAGATCGTGTTCGACCTGAACGACCCCATGGGCGACAGCACCTGCGTGGCCTGTGGTGAATGCGTGCAGGCCTGCCCCACCGGTGCGCTCATGCCAAAGACCCACATCGGCTCGCAGGTGGTGGACAAAAAGGTGGACTCGGTCTGCCCCTTCTGTGGCGTGGGTTGCCTGCTGACTTACAACGTCAAGGACAACGTCATCGTCAGCGTCGACGGTCGCGATGGCCCGGCCAACCACAATCGTCTGTGCGTCAAGGGCCGCTTTGGTTTTGACTACGCCGCCAACCCGCAGCGCCTGACCGTGCCGCTGATCCGCAAAGAAGGCGTGCCCAAGGACCCGGCGCTGCTGGACAACCTCAACCGCAACACGGCGGACTGGTCGGACGTGTTCCGTGAAGCCACCTGGGAAGAAGCCCTGGCGTATTCCGCAGGGACTCTTAAGCGGCTGCGCGACACCCATGGCAAGAAGGCGCTGGCGGGCTTTGGCTCGGCCAAGGGCAGCAATGAAGAGGCTTACCTGTTCCAGAAGCTGGTGCGCACCGGCTTTGGCAGCAACAATGTGGACCACTGCACCCGCCTGTGCCACGCCTCCAGCGTGGCCGCCTTGCTCGAAGGTGTGGGCTCCGGTGCGGTGAGCAACCAGGTCAACGACGTGCAGCATTCGGAGCTGATCTTCGTGATCGGCTCCAACCCCACGGCCAACCACCCGGTGGCTGCCACCTGGATGAAGAACGCATCCAAGCAGGGCGCCAAGATCGTGCTGGCCGACCCGCGCATTACCGACATCGGCAAGCATGCCTGGCGCACGCTGCAGTTCAAGCCCGACACCGATGTGGCCATGCTCAATGCACTGATCCACGTGGTGATCGAGGAAGGCCTGGCCGACCAGGACTTCATTGCCAAGCGTGCCAACAACTTTGAGGCGCTGCGCGAGAACGTCAAAGGCTACAGCCCCGAGGCCATGGAGCCCATCTGCGGTATTCCGGCCCAGACGCTGCGTGAGGTGGCGCGGGCCTTTGCCAAGGCCAAGAGTGCCATGATTCTGTGGGGCATGGGCGTGAGCCAGCACGTACACGGCACCGACAACGCCCGCTGCCTGATTGCCCTGGTCACAGTCACCGGCCAGATCGGCAAGCCCGGCTCCGGCCTGCACCCACTGCGCGGCCAGAACAATGTGCAGGGTGCGTCTGATGCGGGACTGATCCCCATGATGTTCCCCAACTACCAGCGCGTGGACAACAAGGCGGTGCACAGCTGGTTCGAGAAGTTCTGGGACACCAAGCTCGATGACCGACCCGGCTATACCGTGGTGGAGATCATGCACAAGGCCTTGGCCGATGACAGCGACCCGCACAAGGTGCGCGGCATGTACATCATGGGCGAGAACCCAGCCATGAGCGACCCTGACCTGAACCACGCCCGCCACGCGCTGGCTTCACTTGAGCACATGGTGGTGCAGGACATCTTCATGACGGAGACCGCCTGGCTGGCCGATGTCGTGTTGCCCGCCACCGCCTGGCCAGAAAAGAACGGCACCGTCAGCAACACCGACCGCATGGTGCAGCTGGGCAAGAAGGCCATCGACCCACCGGGTCAGGCCATGCCCGACCTGTGGATCATCCAGCAGATCGCCAAGCGTATGGGCTTGAACTGGAATTACCAGGGGGATATGGACGGTGTGGCCGCTGTCTACGAAGAAATGCGCCAGGCCATGTCCACGGCCATCTCCGGCATCACCTGGGAGCGGCTGCAGCGCGAGTCCAGCGTCACCTATCCCTGCCTGAGTGCCGAAGACCCGGGCGCGCCCACGGTGTTCATCGACCGGTTCGCCACCACCGATGGCCGTGTGAACCTGGTGCCAGCCGACATCATTCCGGCCAATGAGCGGCCCGATGCGGAGTTTCCGTTTGTGCTGATCACCGGGCGCCAGCTGGAGCACTGGCACACCGGCAGCATGACCCGTCGCGCCGTGGTGCTCGATGCCATTGAACCCATGGCCACGGCCTCGATGTGCGGTGAAGACCTGAGTCTGCTCGGGCTGGAGGCCGGGGACGTGGTGACGGTGCAGTCGCGCCGTGGCGAGGTGGCCATCCATGTGCGCCGCGATGACGGCACGCCGCGTGGTGCGGTCTTCATCCCGTTTGCCTACTACGAGGCAGCAGCCAACCTGATGACCAATGCAGCACTGGATCCGTTTGGCAAGATTCCGGAATTCAAGTACTGCGCAGTGGCCATTCGCCGCGGTGGAAAACCACAGGCAGTGCCGGGTTATGGCACGGCCAAGCTGGCTGCCTGA
- a CDS encoding NADH-ubiquinone oxidoreductase-F iron-sulfur binding region domain-containing protein has translation MQSVVAPSSEVKPVSLGTVEDMRERIRRKAKLKGRQADDVSLGEVRALIGDAPHPRDLLIEHLHKLNDAYRCLHDRHLVALAREMNIPMAEVFEVATFYHHFEVVKGDAQAPGLTVRVCDGLSCEMAGAQDLLQRLPALLGGDVRVVAAPCVGRCEQAPVAVVHQHPVPVATVEAVVDLVDKAHAHHPEALADAVFMASSNAECSISPRPHAIEVAPGYAGYAAYRHAGGYALAAALVNGEQDAESVIKAMEDSGLRGLGGAGFPAGRKWRIVRDQPAPKLMAVNIDEGEPGTFKDRTYLERDPHRFLEGLLIAAQIVGIERCYIYLRDEYHGCRAILETELAKLQANPPCLLPHIELRRGAGAYICGEESAMIESIEGKRGEPRMRPPYIAQVGLFGRPTLEHNFETLYWVRDIVEKGASWFSSYGRNGRKGLRSFSVSGRVRHPGVKLAPAGITLRELIDEYCDGMQDGHTLYAYLPGGASGGIFPASLADVPLDFDTIQPHGGFIGSAAVIVLSQHDRARDAALNMMRFFSHESCGQCTPCRVGTSKAAKLLEAPVWDVDTLEDLNIVMTDASICGLGQAAPNPVRCVIKYFPHEVNGAGVAA, from the coding sequence ATGCAATCTGTAGTTGCCCCGTCTTCTGAAGTGAAGCCCGTGTCCTTGGGCACGGTAGAGGACATGCGCGAGCGCATACGCCGCAAAGCCAAGCTCAAGGGTCGTCAGGCGGACGATGTGTCACTGGGTGAGGTGCGCGCCCTGATTGGGGATGCACCGCACCCGCGCGATCTGCTCATCGAGCACCTGCACAAGCTCAACGACGCCTACCGCTGCCTGCATGACCGGCACCTGGTGGCATTGGCACGGGAGATGAACATCCCCATGGCCGAGGTGTTTGAAGTGGCCACCTTCTACCACCACTTCGAAGTGGTCAAGGGCGACGCGCAGGCACCGGGCCTGACGGTGCGCGTATGCGACGGCCTGAGCTGCGAGATGGCAGGTGCCCAGGATCTGCTGCAGCGCCTGCCTGCCTTGCTGGGCGGCGACGTGCGCGTGGTTGCCGCTCCCTGTGTGGGACGCTGCGAACAAGCCCCAGTGGCTGTGGTGCACCAGCACCCTGTGCCTGTGGCTACGGTGGAGGCAGTGGTGGATCTGGTGGACAAGGCACACGCCCACCACCCGGAGGCCCTGGCCGATGCCGTGTTCATGGCGTCCTCCAACGCGGAGTGCAGCATTTCCCCGCGCCCCCATGCCATTGAAGTGGCACCCGGCTACGCAGGCTATGCGGCATACCGCCACGCTGGCGGCTATGCCTTGGCAGCGGCCCTGGTCAACGGCGAACAGGATGCCGAGAGCGTCATCAAGGCCATGGAGGATTCGGGGCTGCGCGGCCTGGGTGGCGCCGGCTTCCCGGCTGGGCGCAAATGGCGCATCGTGCGCGACCAGCCCGCACCCAAGCTCATGGCGGTCAACATCGACGAGGGGGAGCCCGGCACCTTCAAGGACCGCACCTACTTGGAGCGTGACCCACACCGCTTTCTGGAAGGCCTGCTGATTGCCGCGCAAATCGTGGGCATAGAGCGCTGCTACATCTACCTGCGTGACGAATACCACGGCTGCCGCGCCATCCTGGAAACCGAGCTGGCCAAGTTGCAGGCCAATCCGCCGTGTCTCTTGCCCCACATCGAGCTGCGCCGCGGTGCAGGTGCCTACATCTGTGGCGAAGAGTCGGCCATGATTGAGAGCATCGAAGGCAAACGCGGCGAGCCACGCATGCGCCCGCCCTATATCGCCCAGGTCGGCCTGTTTGGCCGCCCCACGCTGGAGCACAATTTCGAGACCTTGTACTGGGTGCGCGACATCGTGGAGAAGGGCGCCTCCTGGTTCAGCAGCTATGGCCGCAATGGCCGCAAAGGCCTGCGCTCTTTCAGCGTCAGCGGTCGCGTGCGCCACCCCGGTGTCAAGCTGGCGCCGGCCGGCATCACCCTGCGTGAACTGATCGACGAATACTGCGACGGCATGCAGGACGGTCACACGCTGTACGCCTACCTGCCCGGCGGCGCCTCAGGCGGCATCTTCCCGGCCAGTCTGGCCGATGTGCCGCTGGACTTTGACACCATCCAGCCGCATGGCGGCTTCATCGGCTCCGCCGCCGTCATCGTGCTCAGCCAGCACGACAGGGCGCGCGATGCCGCACTTAACATGATGCGCTTCTTCTCCCACGAGAGCTGCGGCCAGTGCACGCCCTGCCGCGTAGGCACGTCCAAGGCGGCCAAGCTCCTGGAAGCGCCCGTGTGGGATGTGGACACGCTGGAAGACCTCAACATCGTGATGACCGACGCCTCCATCTGCGGGTTGGGCCAGGCCGCGCCCAACCCGGTGCGCTGCGTTATCAAATATTTCCCTCATGAAGTGAACGGTGCAGGAGTAGCAGCATGA
- a CDS encoding OFA family MFS transporter gives MTTASPGLLDKERIIAGPGFNRWLVPPAALAIHLCIGMAYGFSVFWLPLSKALGIKEAIKCGPDVGFIGQLFTTTCDWQISTLGWMYTLFFVLLGTSAATWGGWLERAGPRKAGVVSALCWCGGMLISALGVYLHQFWMMILGSGVIGGIGLGLGYISPVSTLIKWFPDRRGMATGMAIMGFGGGAMIGSPLAADLMKYFASPTDVGVMQTFVVMALIYFVFMMAGAFGYRVPETGWTPKGWVAPQAQVSNVMITKHHVHVNKVWGIPQFWLIWMVLCMNVSAGIGVIGMASPMLQEVFGGSLIGVAKKFGELDKAQLASIATVAAGFTALLSLFNIGGRFFWASLSDKLGRRMTYVVFFVLGGAMYFSVPGSAAAGSILLFVSAFCVILSMYGGGFATVPAYLADIFGTQMVGAIHGRLLTAWATAGVLGPVVVNYMREYQLGLGIPREQVYNQTMYILVGMLAVGLICNLLVRPLDNKWFMTEAELAEEKRLAHDKAVSNELHRAQGGGADAVSPAVVVFAWVAVGLPLCWGIYRTMLSVAKFFA, from the coding sequence ATGACCACTGCTTCCCCTGGACTGCTGGATAAAGAGCGCATCATTGCCGGCCCCGGTTTCAACCGCTGGCTGGTTCCTCCGGCCGCCCTGGCCATTCACCTGTGTATCGGCATGGCCTACGGCTTCTCGGTGTTCTGGCTGCCTTTGAGCAAGGCGCTCGGTATCAAGGAGGCTATCAAGTGCGGCCCAGACGTTGGCTTCATCGGCCAGCTGTTCACCACCACCTGCGACTGGCAGATTTCCACCCTGGGTTGGATGTACACCCTGTTCTTTGTGCTGCTGGGCACCAGTGCGGCCACCTGGGGCGGCTGGCTGGAGCGGGCCGGTCCGCGCAAGGCCGGTGTGGTGTCGGCGCTGTGCTGGTGCGGCGGCATGCTGATTTCTGCCCTGGGCGTGTACCTGCACCAGTTCTGGATGATGATCTTGGGCTCCGGAGTGATCGGTGGCATCGGGCTGGGCCTGGGCTACATCTCTCCGGTGTCCACGCTGATCAAGTGGTTCCCTGACCGGCGCGGCATGGCCACTGGCATGGCCATCATGGGCTTTGGCGGCGGCGCCATGATCGGTTCCCCTCTGGCGGCCGACCTGATGAAGTATTTCGCCTCTCCTACCGACGTAGGCGTGATGCAGACCTTTGTGGTCATGGCGCTGATCTACTTTGTATTCATGATGGCCGGTGCCTTTGGCTACCGCGTACCCGAGACCGGCTGGACACCTAAAGGCTGGGTGGCACCCCAGGCCCAGGTGAGCAACGTGATGATCACCAAGCACCATGTGCACGTGAATAAGGTCTGGGGCATTCCCCAGTTCTGGCTGATCTGGATGGTGCTGTGCATGAACGTGAGCGCCGGCATTGGCGTGATCGGCATGGCGTCGCCCATGTTGCAGGAAGTCTTTGGTGGTTCGCTGATCGGTGTGGCCAAGAAGTTCGGGGAGCTGGACAAGGCGCAATTGGCGTCCATCGCCACGGTGGCGGCCGGCTTTACCGCGTTGCTGAGCCTGTTCAACATCGGTGGTCGTTTCTTCTGGGCCAGCCTGTCCGACAAATTGGGCCGCAGAATGACCTACGTGGTGTTCTTCGTGCTGGGTGGCGCCATGTACTTCAGTGTGCCCGGCAGCGCTGCGGCTGGCAGCATCTTGCTGTTCGTCTCGGCCTTCTGTGTGATCCTGAGCATGTATGGCGGCGGCTTTGCCACCGTGCCTGCCTACTTGGCCGACATTTTCGGCACGCAGATGGTGGGTGCCATTCACGGCCGTCTCCTCACCGCTTGGGCTACGGCCGGTGTGCTGGGTCCGGTGGTGGTGAACTACATGCGTGAATACCAGCTGGGCCTGGGCATTCCACGCGAGCAGGTCTACAACCAGACCATGTATATCCTTGTCGGCATGCTGGCTGTGGGTCTCATTTGCAATCTGTTGGTTCGCCCGCTGGACAATAAATGGTTCATGACCGAAGCAGAATTGGCTGAGGAAAAGCGCCTGGCGCATGACAAGGCGGTCTCCAATGAGCTGCACCGCGCCCAAGGTGGTGGTGCCGATGCCGTCAGCCCGGCGGTTGTGGTGTTTGCCTGGGTTGCAGTAGGCCTTCCCCTGTGCTGGGGCATCTACCGCACCATGCTGAGCGTTGCCAAGTTCTTTGCCTGA
- a CDS encoding LysR family transcriptional regulator, with the protein MNLLSSLRYLVALQEHKHFGRAAQACHITQPALSNAIRALEREFNVVIVKRDRNFAGLTPQGERVLASAQLMLHEHANLQQELQSETMLPRGAVHIGAVPTAIPIAARFAAMLHTRHNGIQPVVLSLSSNELEQGLEDLTIDMALGYSDRMKVQGGKLRVWPQYVEHYFLLRRADKPNAKGLQIGKPITWKESANLPLCLLTPAMHNRAIVDAAFTTAGVRASPAIETNSIMTMMLSVVEGSVCSVLPGSLVDTVRGYGELEALPLVEPDVKTRIGFITHAQARPSRALEAGLVLAQDGAWLRHAAAHSGLMIA; encoded by the coding sequence ATGAACCTTCTTTCCTCCCTGCGCTATCTGGTTGCGCTGCAAGAACACAAGCATTTTGGCCGGGCAGCGCAGGCGTGCCACATCACCCAGCCCGCGCTGTCCAATGCCATACGGGCGCTGGAGCGTGAGTTCAATGTGGTCATCGTCAAGCGCGACCGCAACTTTGCCGGGTTGACGCCCCAGGGCGAGCGGGTGCTGGCGTCGGCCCAGCTCATGCTGCACGAGCATGCCAACTTGCAGCAGGAATTGCAGAGCGAAACCATGCTGCCCCGCGGCGCGGTGCACATTGGCGCCGTGCCCACAGCCATCCCGATTGCCGCGCGTTTTGCCGCCATGCTGCACACGCGCCACAACGGCATTCAGCCAGTGGTGCTGTCGCTGAGCTCCAATGAGCTGGAGCAGGGCCTGGAAGACTTGACCATCGACATGGCCCTGGGCTACAGCGACCGCATGAAGGTGCAGGGCGGCAAGCTGCGTGTATGGCCGCAGTATGTGGAGCACTACTTTCTGCTGCGGCGCGCCGACAAGCCAAATGCCAAGGGTCTGCAGATCGGCAAACCCATAACATGGAAAGAGTCAGCCAACCTGCCTCTGTGCCTGCTCACCCCGGCCATGCACAACCGCGCAATTGTGGACGCAGCGTTCACCACCGCCGGCGTACGCGCCAGTCCGGCCATAGAGACCAACTCCATCATGACCATGATGCTCAGCGTGGTGGAAGGCAGTGTCTGCAGTGTGCTGCCGGGGTCGCTGGTGGACACGGTGCGCGGCTACGGCGAGCTCGAGGCCCTTCCCCTGGTGGAACCTGACGTCAAAACCCGCATCGGCTTCATTACCCACGCTCAGGCGCGCCCATCGCGGGCCCTGGAAGCGGGCCTAGTACTGGCGCAAGACGGCGCCTGGCTGCGTCACGCGGCGGCGCACAGCGGTCTCATGATTGCTTGA